One Rosa chinensis cultivar Old Blush chromosome 5, RchiOBHm-V2, whole genome shotgun sequence genomic region harbors:
- the LOC112203759 gene encoding uncharacterized protein LOC112203759, with the protein MSKNSTKLPIQFPSINDFVTVLSSIVVFQNLRDSCLSHLHDLVWDVIPSPNSLHYHKSWAWDASSSSVFPAPSRSSADSMPPFAQRILGHHCRRLSSQAGGSLASQSGSGFKADGQDFLVIGSGLQHMLHLTNASDYGASLQFTKDDAGSLVSFEQHEEAVITGSVLVRPSSHLFWIGIPTLINSMLNTDEKRDKITDVLRVGYDE; encoded by the exons ATGAGCAAAAATTCAACCAAACTTCCCATTCAATTCCCTTCCATCAACGACTTCGTCACCGTCCTCTCCTCCATCGTCGTTTTCCAGAACCTCCGCGACTCCTGCCTCTCCCACCTCCACGACCTCGTTTGGGACGTCATTCCCTCCCCCAATTCCCTCCATTACCACAAGTCCTGGGCTTGGGAtgcttcttcctcctctgtctTCCCCGCGCCTTCTAGAAGCTCGGCCGATTCGATGCCACCATTTGCTCAACGGATCTTGGGTCATCATTGTCGGCGACTCTCAAGCCAAGCTGGTGGCAGTCTCGCTTCGCAATCTGGTTCTGGATTCAAAGCAGATGGACAAG ATTTCTTGGTTATAGGTTCTGGTCTGCAGCACATGCTTCATTTAACTAATGCATCCGATTATGGTGCTTCATTGCAATTCACTAAGGATGATGCTGGTTCTTTGGTCTCATTTGAGCAGCATGAAGAAGCAGTAATTACAGGGTCCGTGCTAGTCAGACCTTCGTCGCATCTCTTCTGGATTGGGATACCCACTTTGATCAACTCGATGCTGAATACGGATGAGAAGAGGGATAAGATAACTGATGTCTTGAGGGTTGGCTATGATGAGTAG
- the LOC112167484 gene encoding probable serine/threonine-protein kinase WNK11, with translation MPSEGADQSEGDSEPFVEIDPTQRYGRYDELLGSGAVKKVYRAFDQEEGIEVAWNQVKLSNFINDSAMTERLYSEVRLLKSLKNKNIIALHNVWRDEEKNILNFMTEVCTSGNLREYRKKHKNVSMKALKKWSFQILKGLEYLHTHEPCVIHRDLNCSNVFVNGNLGQVKIGDLGLAAIVGKTHSAHSVLGTPEFMAPELYEEHYTEMVDIYSFGMCVLEMVTLEMPYGECDNIAKIYKKVTSGVRPQALNKIKDPEVRAFVERCLAQPRARPSATKLLKDPFFDEVDDDDDD, from the exons ATGCCGAGTGAAGGTGCAGACCAGTCGGAGGGAGACAGCGAACCCTTCGTCGAAATAGACCCAACCCAGCGGTACGGCCGTTACGACGAGCTACTGGGTTCCGGCGCAGTCAAAAAGGTGTACCGAGCTTTTGATCAAGAAGAGGGCATAGAGGTGGCATGGAACCAGGTCAAACTGAGTAACTTCATCAACGATTCCGCCATGACCGAAAGGCTTTACTCTGAGGTTCGGTTGCTGAAGTCCCTGAAGAACAAAAACATCATTGCTTTGCATAACGTGTGGAGAGACGAGGAGAAAAACATTCTGAATTTCATGACTGAGGTTTGTACCAGTGGGAATCTGAGGGAGTACAGGAAGAAGCACAAGAACGTTTCGATGAAGGCCTTGAAGAAGTGGTCGTTTCAGATCTTGAAAGGGTTGGAGTATTTGCATACGCATGAGCCCTGTGTGATTCATAGAGATCTCAATTGCAGCAATGTGTTTGTCAACGGGAATCTTGGCCAG GTGAAGATTGGTGACTTGGGACTGGCTGCTATAGTAGGGAAGACTCACTCAGCTCATTCAGTGCTAGGCACACCAGAATTTATGGCACCGGAGCTTTATGAAGAGCATTACACTGAAATGGTGGACATATACTCATTTGGAATGTGTGTACTAGAGATGGTGACCTTGGAAATGCCCTACGGCGAATGCGACAATATTGCCAAAATATACAAGAAGGTAACCTCCGGGGTCAGACCTCAGGCCTTGAACAAGATCAAGGACCCGGAGGTGAGGGCATTTGTCGAGAGGTGCCTTGCACAACCTAGGGCGAGACCCTCTGCAACCAAACTCCTCAAGGATCCGTTCTTTGATGAGGTTGATGACGACGACGATGACTAA